The proteins below come from a single Leptospiraceae bacterium genomic window:
- a CDS encoding EVE domain-containing protein, with amino-acid sequence MQYWLFKSEPDVFSIEDLKKSKNGTASWEGVRNFQARNFLRDDVKKGNLVLFYHSRVEPMAVAGVVEVVKEGYLDHFAFDPDSKYYDPKSKKDKPQWYMVDVKFKSMFKNPVTLKAIKTYKELSKMRLIQKGSRLSIQPITKEEFDFIVKLGG; translated from the coding sequence ATGCAATATTGGTTGTTCAAATCAGAGCCGGATGTTTTTTCGATTGAGGATTTGAAAAAATCCAAAAATGGAACAGCAAGTTGGGAAGGAGTTCGCAATTTCCAGGCACGGAACTTTCTAAGAGACGATGTAAAGAAAGGGAACTTAGTTTTGTTTTATCACAGTAGAGTGGAACCAATGGCTGTAGCAGGAGTAGTTGAGGTAGTAAAAGAAGGGTATCTTGACCATTTTGCATTTGATCCCGATAGCAAATATTATGATCCAAAATCCAAAAAAGACAAACCACAGTGGTATATGGTAGATGTAAAATTTAAATCAATGTTCAAAAATCCTGTCACACTAAAAGCAATAAAAACCTACAAAGAACTTTCCAAAATGAGACTAATACAAAAAGGAAGTAGATTATCCATTCAACCTATCACAAAAGAAGAGTTCGATTTTATTGTAAAGTTGGGAGGATAA
- a CDS encoding ATP-binding protein: MASEIEMSLNKNVISDFEFVFSDEPRETINFLEYKMPQFAIFDLDDSDFSTTEIFYRIANDHWFSNTGVFGIKEDKTDIPFDYPFFYTFSPFEIPTQMPKILSVLIKNENLLFRSGIIQDIGNKGLFMIQSDIEDIKAYAELIASSLISRGLIQNAKKYGVIFALNEILINAIEHGNCEITSEEKKEWLAQNKKMQDLIEIKKQNPAIAKRIVTLEYELLETKAVIKITDKGKGFDYHSHLNANLLEVTGYSGRGILMTKCFIDSIEYHGKGNEVTLEFSYDAHNKNLPLGLEDHPMLYLSPGEILFQKGDKSDGLYYIVKGEFEAWIDGKLVSVLDYSDVFIGEMAFLLRHRRTATVKAKTTSQVIFISAKDWIDTIRKFPLYGLYLSRILARKLNNTSITVSSLKQI; the protein is encoded by the coding sequence ATGGCATCCGAAATCGAGATGTCACTTAATAAGAATGTAATTTCTGATTTTGAATTTGTATTTAGTGATGAACCTAGGGAAACCATAAATTTTTTAGAGTATAAAATGCCGCAGTTTGCTATTTTCGATTTGGACGATTCTGATTTTTCTACAACAGAAATTTTTTACAGAATAGCAAACGATCACTGGTTTAGTAATACTGGCGTTTTTGGAATTAAAGAAGATAAAACTGATATTCCATTTGATTATCCATTTTTTTATACTTTTTCTCCTTTTGAAATTCCAACACAAATGCCCAAAATTCTTTCCGTTTTAATTAAAAACGAAAACCTACTATTTAGAAGTGGGATCATTCAGGATATTGGAAATAAAGGTCTTTTTATGATTCAATCGGATATTGAAGATATAAAAGCCTATGCTGAGTTAATTGCGAGTAGCCTTATTAGCCGAGGATTAATTCAAAATGCAAAAAAATACGGTGTGATATTTGCGTTAAACGAAATTTTAATTAATGCGATTGAACATGGAAATTGTGAAATTACTTCTGAGGAAAAAAAGGAATGGCTTGCACAAAATAAAAAAATGCAAGATTTAATTGAAATAAAAAAACAAAATCCAGCGATTGCAAAACGAATTGTAACTTTAGAATACGAACTTTTAGAAACAAAGGCAGTAATTAAAATTACAGATAAAGGAAAAGGTTTCGATTATCATTCCCATTTGAATGCCAATTTGTTAGAGGTTACTGGTTATAGTGGACGTGGGATTTTAATGACTAAATGTTTTATTGATTCGATTGAATATCATGGTAAAGGGAATGAAGTTACTTTAGAATTTTCTTATGATGCGCATAATAAGAATTTACCTTTAGGATTAGAAGATCATCCCATGTTATATCTTTCTCCAGGAGAAATTCTATTTCAAAAAGGAGATAAAAGTGATGGATTGTATTATATTGTCAAAGGTGAGTTTGAGGCGTGGATTGATGGAAAATTAGTAAGTGTATTAGATTATAGTGATGTATTTATCGGTGAAATGGCGTTTTTACTTAGGCACCGAAGAACTGCTACGGTAAAAGCCAAAACTACTTCCCAAGTTATTTTTATTAGTGCGAAAGATTGGATTGATACGATTCGTAAATTTCCACTTTATGGACTTTACCTTTCTCGAATACTTGCACGAAAACTGAATAACACCTCCATTACTGTTTCGTCTCTAAAACAAATTTAA
- a CDS encoding Crp/Fnr family transcriptional regulator, with amino-acid sequence MLEAMFGKFGKVFKPNEIIFCEYEPGNDFYLIQEGQVKITKTVGSSIKTLDVLESGDIFGEMAILEEQPRSATAVCITEVRALNFNRANFELLMTKNPPLALRVLTIFSTRIYDAKRRLMILLMDDIIGKVSDVFMMLYEKQGINDHQKEVTLKVTVDDVGHWCGQPVGEVQKVLAQLKKTGKIDIYNDRVVVHNIQEFQRIVAQKRKEK; translated from the coding sequence ATGTTAGAAGCAATGTTTGGAAAATTTGGAAAAGTATTTAAACCGAACGAAATTATTTTTTGCGAATATGAACCGGGGAATGATTTTTATTTAATCCAAGAAGGACAAGTCAAAATCACAAAAACAGTTGGATCTTCCATCAAAACCCTAGACGTTTTAGAGTCAGGTGATATCTTCGGGGAAATGGCAATCCTAGAAGAACAGCCACGTTCTGCGACTGCAGTCTGTATCACAGAAGTTCGCGCACTCAATTTTAACCGAGCCAATTTTGAACTTTTAATGACTAAAAATCCTCCACTCGCCCTTCGCGTTTTGACAATTTTTTCAACTCGTATTTATGATGCGAAACGCCGTTTAATGATATTGTTAATGGATGACATTATTGGAAAAGTTTCTGACGTATTCATGATGCTCTATGAAAAACAAGGAATTAATGACCACCAAAAAGAAGTAACCCTAAAGGTTACAGTGGATGATGTAGGACATTGGTGCGGTCAACCTGTTGGAGAAGTGCAAAAAGTATTAGCGCAACTCAAAAAAACAGGGAAAATCGACATCTATAACGACAGAGTTGTAGTTCATAACATCCAAGAATTCCAACGTATTGTCGCACAAAAACGTAAAGAAAAATAA
- a CDS encoding cyclic nucleotide-binding domain-containing protein, which translates to MAGPIIRTYKAGSIVYFEKDRAEDIYVLQNGRVILTYMSVDSKMEIKEDVKLGEFFGVKSALGRYPREETAQVIGSASILVFKLADFEVFVANKTHLILKMMKVFSSQLRQIHGKVRENLGQFGDQKSPAFELMNVAEVFHKTGNFEHAVYAYNKYISHYPTGNYASRAQELAKIAAKSSMFPMNMPELVYEMERRPAATVSPANPAATSTRIQALSSDLSIADSVSEADESYESGDYQAAQNSYKPLLTMPPSSPGDDKHLERAYFFYGMSQLKLEQWDAAYGSLSAYVKKYPKGERVKEAIYNLGFVSESKGEKDKAKMLYKKVVSLPPADDFTSKANSEIARLGG; encoded by the coding sequence TTGGCAGGACCAATAATACGAACTTACAAAGCTGGCTCAATTGTTTATTTCGAAAAAGACAGAGCAGAAGATATTTACGTCTTACAGAACGGACGCGTTATACTTACGTACATGTCTGTAGATAGTAAAATGGAAATCAAGGAAGACGTGAAACTCGGTGAATTCTTTGGTGTAAAGTCTGCACTCGGCAGATACCCGAGGGAAGAAACCGCTCAAGTAATTGGAAGTGCAAGTATTCTAGTATTTAAATTGGCAGACTTCGAAGTTTTTGTGGCAAACAAAACTCATCTTATCCTAAAAATGATGAAAGTTTTTTCAAGCCAACTTCGCCAAATTCACGGGAAAGTCCGTGAAAATTTAGGTCAATTTGGAGACCAAAAATCTCCAGCTTTTGAATTAATGAACGTAGCAGAAGTTTTCCATAAAACAGGTAACTTTGAACATGCTGTTTATGCTTACAATAAATATATTTCACACTACCCAACTGGAAACTACGCAAGTAGAGCACAAGAATTAGCAAAAATTGCAGCTAAAAGTTCTATGTTTCCAATGAATATGCCAGAACTAGTTTACGAAATGGAACGCAGGCCAGCAGCAACTGTTAGTCCAGCCAATCCTGCCGCTACTTCGACACGAATCCAAGCTCTTAGTTCAGATCTTTCGATTGCAGATTCAGTCAGTGAAGCAGATGAATCCTATGAATCAGGAGATTACCAAGCCGCGCAAAATTCGTATAAACCGCTTCTAACTATGCCTCCATCATCTCCAGGAGACGACAAACATTTAGAAAGAGCTTATTTTTTCTATGGAATGTCGCAATTAAAGTTAGAACAATGGGATGCGGCATACGGCTCCTTATCCGCATATGTAAAGAAATATCCAAAAGGCGAACGAGTGAAAGAAGCAATTTACAATTTAGGTTTTGTATCCGAAAGTAAGGGAGAAAAAGACAAGGCAAAGATGCTCTATAAAAAAGTAGTGAGTCTTCCGCCTGCCGACGATTTTACTTCTAAAGCTAATTCTGAGATAGCGAGATTAGGGGGTTAG
- a CDS encoding M23 family metallopeptidase, translated as MKLKSALCFLLAGASITQLQAEILNFRKLKLKEEKQSTNVSIADIESKKLTPLSFIPVTPEYKTDSIPKPNTPPVLEKEKIIIPLPSPSDPAKPQAKQSSQFSRPYNQNLIKTVNFSLTPDNPHKGVVFSPMEIGSVISSMEGRVVAIDFMDGYYNYVIIEHMNGYFTVYGNLDEVYVAEGQTIKKGEALGNLVKEKGLYFQVNQGKKILDPISLIKS; from the coding sequence TTGAAATTAAAATCAGCTTTATGTTTTCTTTTAGCAGGAGCCAGTATTACGCAATTGCAAGCAGAAATACTCAACTTTCGTAAACTGAAATTAAAAGAAGAAAAACAAAGCACAAATGTATCCATTGCAGATATTGAATCAAAAAAACTGACTCCTCTGTCATTTATCCCAGTAACTCCAGAGTACAAGACCGATTCAATTCCAAAACCAAATACTCCGCCAGTTTTAGAAAAAGAAAAAATTATAATTCCATTACCATCTCCTTCTGATCCCGCAAAACCACAGGCAAAACAATCCTCTCAGTTCAGTCGTCCCTATAATCAGAATTTAATTAAGACCGTAAATTTTTCTCTTACTCCCGACAATCCGCACAAGGGTGTCGTTTTTAGTCCAATGGAAATTGGATCGGTCATTTCCTCCATGGAAGGACGGGTAGTTGCCATCGACTTTATGGACGGATACTATAACTATGTTATCATAGAGCATATGAATGGATATTTTACCGTCTACGGGAATCTAGATGAAGTTTATGTAGCCGAAGGACAGACAATTAAGAAAGGAGAGGCTTTGGGAAACCTTGTAAAAGAAAAAGGATTGTATTTTCAAGTAAATCAAGGAAAAAAGATACTAGACCCCATTAGTTTAATTAAAAGTTAG
- a CDS encoding 1-acyl-sn-glycerol-3-phosphate acyltransferase — protein MNIKTEKQKMQQIISTLSNNTIHTPPERKRIFWDRLFFGSRIYFIFRYIYITYVMSTLAKANKYHDEEFLLHSYSCYKLLEDVGAKFTIEGIDNLRKVKDEPVVFISNHMSTLETMVFPIVILPFKKAIFVVKKSLLNIILFGHCIRATNPIALGRVNPREDLKTVLDDGTAKLNKGTSVIIFQQGNRNPHFDPEKFSSIGVKLAQKAGVRIVPIALKTDFWGNGKWLKDFGQMKRNEKVCISFGEPMTIVGNGKDINPKIISFIQSKLNEWGHTK, from the coding sequence ATGAATATCAAAACCGAAAAACAAAAAATGCAACAAATCATTTCCACTCTCTCGAACAATACAATTCATACACCACCCGAACGAAAGAGGATATTTTGGGATAGATTATTTTTCGGATCTAGGATCTATTTCATTTTCCGATATATTTATATTACTTATGTTATGTCTACATTAGCAAAAGCTAATAAATACCACGATGAAGAATTTTTATTACACAGTTATTCTTGTTACAAACTTTTGGAAGATGTAGGTGCAAAGTTTACAATCGAAGGCATCGACAATCTTAGAAAAGTAAAAGATGAACCAGTAGTTTTTATATCAAATCATATGTCTACTTTAGAAACAATGGTTTTCCCTATCGTTATTCTTCCATTTAAAAAAGCAATTTTTGTGGTTAAAAAAAGTCTACTCAATATTATTTTATTCGGACATTGTATTCGGGCCACCAATCCGATTGCTTTGGGAAGAGTAAATCCTAGAGAAGATTTAAAAACTGTGTTGGATGATGGTACGGCTAAGCTGAATAAAGGAACTTCCGTAATTATATTCCAACAAGGAAATCGAAATCCACATTTTGATCCGGAAAAATTTAGTTCGATAGGTGTCAAACTCGCTCAAAAAGCAGGAGTTCGAATTGTGCCTATCGCATTAAAAACTGATTTTTGGGGAAATGGAAAATGGTTAAAAGATTTCGGACAAATGAAACGCAATGAAAAAGTTTGTATTTCTTTTGGTGAGCCGATGACCATTGTTGGAAATGGAAAAGACATCAATCCCAAAATCATATCATTCATTCAGTCTAAATTGAATGAATGGGGTCACACGAAATAA